One segment of Salvelinus alpinus chromosome 1, SLU_Salpinus.1, whole genome shotgun sequence DNA contains the following:
- the defbl1 gene encoding beta-defensin-like 1, with protein MSCQRVLVLVLLVFLSLNIVQNEAASFPFSCPTLSGVCRKVCLPTEMFFGPLGCGKGFLCCVSHFL; from the exons ATGTCTTGTCAACGTGTGCTCGTCTTGGTGCTCCTGGTTTTCCTATCACTTAATA TTGTGCAGAATGAGGCTGCATCATTTCCCTTCTCTTGCCCCACTCTGAGTGGAGTCTGTCGAAAAGTTTGCCTACCAACAGAGATGTTCTTTGGACCACTTGGCTGTGGAAAGGGATTCTT GTGCTGTGTTTCTCATTTCTTATGA
- the LOC139565618 gene encoding olfactory receptor 5P3-like, producing MDNISSIVLFTLTGLDESWTNRLIIFVFTLLGFILTVVLNLTLIVIIILQRSLHEPMYIFLCNLCINGLYGSTGLYPVFLYPLTGSNMISLSDCVLQIFVIMTYSLCEFTNLTVMALDRYMAICRPLHYQTVMTRVTIYKLLIFIWLLPCATTGLSISIMLRYPLCGSHIDRLFCQNWALIERLACQEDIVKHIVNGSFFVWFNSLVAFLIFSYVKIIVACWHSKKYQHTFMSTCLPHLIALVNFIILTIFDGMDSLFGHR from the coding sequence ATGGACAACATATCATCGATAGTATTGTTCACACTTACAGGGCTGGATGAATCTTGGACAAATAGATTAATAATATTTGTTTTTACTCTCCTGGGATTTATTTTGACAGTTGTTCTTAATTTGACCTTGATTGTGATTATAATTTTACAAAGATCTCTCCATGAGCCCATGTATATTTTCTTGTGTAACTTGTGCATTAACGGGCTGTATGGATCCACTGGTTTATACCCTGTATTCTTGTATCCACTGACAGGATCAAATATGATCTCACTCAGTGATTGTGTTCTCCAGATATTTGTGATCATGACATATTCCTTATGTGAATTTACTAATTTAACTGTGATGGCTCTTGACAGGTACATGGCAATATGTAGACCTCTGCATTATCAAACTGTCATGACAAGAGTAACAATCTACAAGTTGCTCATTTTCATTTGGCTGTTACCCTGTGCTACAACAGGATTGTCCATTTCAATAATGCTCAGGTATCCTCTTTGTGGATCACACATAGACCGACTCTTTTGTCAAAACTGGGCATTGATAGAAAGACTTGCTTGCCAAGAGGACATTGTTAAACATATTGTCAATGGGTCTTTCTTTGTGTGGTTTAATTCACTGGTAGCATTTCTTATTTTCTCCTATGTCAAAATTATTGTTGCTTGTTGGCATTCCAAAAAATATCAACACACATTTATGTCTACTTGTTTGCCTCATTTAATAGCCCTTGTCAACTTTATTATTTTAACAATATTTGATGGTATGGACTCTCTGTTCGGACACagataa